The following are encoded together in the Oikeobacillus pervagus genome:
- the ligA gene encoding NAD-dependent DNA ligase LigA: MNIKERIEELRNLIKYHNDLYYDKEQPEITDYEYDQLVQELKTLENEHPEYITSDSPTQKVGGTVKRELRKVPHDVPVISLQDAFSKEEIYDFVNKVKSQITNPKFVVEMKIDGLTVMLRYHNGKLTEGITRGNGEVGESVYENVLEIKTIPKSIPTELPYLEVRGEVYMSNKSFEMVLEREKNKGGKKYKTARNLASGTLRQLDSRIVRERNLDMFVFNLEISEGKDFTSHSETLEWLKTQGFTVIPNYKICSTADEVWEAVSSIGEERNKLPFGIDGAVIKVDNLSDRRVLGSTSKVPRWAIAYKYPPEQKETVIKDIKIQVGRTGRLTPLAILEPVKLAGTDVSKATLHNQDFINLKDIQIGDTVVIQKAGDIIPEVIKSIPEKRPANAMKYTIPTNCPICNSPTVRDENVADTRCINTECPAQQLGGIVYFASKGAMDIEGLGPSSVESLISEGFIKDIGDIYYLEQYRDELIEKGVVGRKKSTDNLLKAIEKSKENDLEKLITGLGIKNVGKQTARVLAMNFPDIDAVSNATYEQLIALPDFGDIVAKSILNFFNQEKNHQLIAKLKSAGVNVKSKSSEISSDDRFSGKTFVITGTLPTLKRDEATKMIQMYGGKVSGSVSKKTSYVLAGEEAGSKLTKAQDLGVRIINEEEFMDMLK; the protein is encoded by the coding sequence ATGAATATAAAAGAAAGAATTGAAGAGCTACGTAACCTAATAAAGTACCATAATGATTTGTATTATGATAAAGAACAACCTGAAATTACTGATTATGAATATGACCAGCTTGTGCAGGAATTAAAAACATTAGAAAATGAACATCCAGAGTATATCACTTCAGATTCCCCTACTCAAAAAGTAGGAGGAACAGTTAAACGTGAACTAAGGAAAGTACCCCATGATGTGCCAGTAATAAGTCTTCAGGATGCATTTTCAAAAGAAGAAATATATGATTTTGTAAACAAGGTGAAGTCTCAAATTACTAATCCTAAATTTGTAGTAGAAATGAAAATCGATGGCTTAACTGTCATGCTTAGATATCACAACGGAAAATTAACTGAAGGTATAACCAGAGGTAATGGTGAGGTTGGGGAGTCGGTTTACGAGAACGTATTAGAAATCAAGACTATACCCAAAAGTATCCCAACAGAACTACCATATTTAGAGGTTCGTGGGGAAGTTTACATGTCCAATAAGTCTTTTGAAATGGTATTGGAAAGAGAAAAAAATAAAGGCGGTAAGAAGTATAAAACAGCAAGAAATTTAGCGTCAGGAACATTAAGACAGTTAGATTCACGTATAGTTAGGGAACGTAATCTTGATATGTTTGTCTTTAATCTTGAAATTTCAGAAGGTAAAGATTTTACATCTCATAGTGAAACTTTAGAATGGCTGAAAACACAAGGTTTTACGGTTATACCTAATTATAAAATTTGCTCTACAGCAGATGAAGTATGGGAAGCAGTATCATCAATTGGTGAAGAAAGAAACAAATTACCTTTTGGAATAGATGGTGCAGTTATTAAAGTTGATAATTTAAGCGATAGAAGAGTATTAGGAAGTACAAGTAAAGTTCCGAGATGGGCTATTGCTTATAAGTATCCTCCAGAACAAAAAGAAACAGTTATCAAAGATATTAAGATACAGGTAGGTCGTACGGGTAGATTAACTCCTTTAGCAATTTTAGAGCCAGTAAAATTAGCTGGAACAGACGTTTCAAAAGCAACTCTACACAATCAAGATTTTATTAATTTAAAAGATATTCAAATTGGTGATACAGTAGTTATTCAAAAAGCTGGTGATATTATTCCAGAAGTTATAAAAAGCATACCTGAGAAGAGACCAGCTAATGCCATGAAATACACCATACCAACAAATTGTCCTATATGTAATTCACCTACTGTAAGAGATGAAAATGTGGCTGATACACGTTGTATCAATACAGAGTGTCCTGCACAACAACTCGGTGGTATAGTATATTTTGCATCGAAAGGTGCAATGGACATAGAAGGACTTGGACCGAGTTCTGTTGAATCACTTATTTCAGAAGGCTTTATCAAAGATATTGGAGATATCTATTACCTTGAACAGTATCGTGATGAACTAATAGAAAAAGGTGTAGTTGGAAGAAAAAAATCAACAGATAATCTTTTAAAAGCTATTGAAAAGTCAAAAGAAAATGATTTAGAAAAGCTAATAACAGGACTTGGAATAAAAAATGTAGGTAAACAAACTGCAAGAGTATTGGCTATGAATTTTCCCGATATTGATGCAGTAAGCAATGCTACTTATGAACAATTAATAGCATTGCCTGATTTTGGGGATATAGTAGCGAAAAGTATTTTAAACTTTTTTAATCAAGAAAAGAATCATCAACTTATCGCTAAATTAAAATCAGCAGGTGTAAATGTAAAATCGAAATCCTCAGAAATTAGTAGTGACGATAGATTTTCAGGTAAAACATTTGTAATTACAGGGACACTTCCAACTTTAAAAAGAGATGAAGCAACTAAAATGATTCAAATGTACGGTGGTAAGGTTTCAGGTAGTGTGTCTAAAAAAACATCATACGTTTTAGCTGGAGAAGAGGCAGGAAGTAAATTAACAAAGGCTCAAGATTTAGGGGTTAGGATAATTAATGAAGAAGAATTCATGGATATGTTGAAATAA
- a CDS encoding heptaprenylglyceryl phosphate synthase: MYDVQEWRHVFKLDPNKPLSDEALEKICESGTDAVIIGGTDGVTLENVLDLMARVRRYTVPCVLEISNMESITPGFDLYFIPSVLNSPKTKWVAGLHHEAMKEYGELMDWDTILVEGYCIANGECKAAQLTEAQTALDSEDIIAYALMVEKMFRLPIFYLEYSGKYGSSEIVEKVRNVLSETTFFYGGGIQTVKQAKEMAQFADVIVVGNSLYTNLNEALKTVDAVKNMQVQKE, from the coding sequence ATGTATGATGTACAGGAATGGCGCCATGTGTTTAAATTAGATCCCAATAAGCCACTAAGTGATGAAGCATTAGAAAAAATATGTGAATCAGGCACTGACGCTGTGATCATCGGAGGAACGGATGGAGTCACATTAGAAAATGTCCTAGACTTAATGGCTAGGGTCCGCCGATATACTGTCCCTTGTGTACTTGAAATTTCTAATATGGAATCAATTACTCCTGGGTTTGATTTATATTTCATTCCATCCGTTTTAAATAGTCCAAAAACAAAATGGGTAGCAGGACTTCATCATGAGGCGATGAAAGAATATGGAGAATTAATGGATTGGGATACCATTTTGGTTGAAGGTTATTGCATTGCAAATGGAGAATGTAAAGCGGCCCAATTAACAGAAGCTCAAACAGCACTTGATTCGGAAGATATCATTGCCTATGCCTTGATGGTAGAAAAAATGTTCCGGCTTCCGATTTTTTATTTAGAATACAGTGGGAAATATGGTTCCTCTGAAATTGTTGAGAAAGTACGTAATGTATTATCAGAAACGACTTTCTTTTATGGTGGTGGAATTCAAACTGTAAAACAAGCGAAAGAGATGGCACAATTTGCAGATGTGATTGTCGTAGGAAATTCATTATATACGAATTTGAATGAAGCATTAAAAACAGTCGATGCTGTAAAAAATATGCAAGTACAAAAAGAATAA
- a CDS encoding YerC/YecD family TrpR-related protein encodes MQIDKLRGRGLDQLFEAVLSLRDLEECYRFFDDLCTVNEIQSLAQRLEVARMLHEGKTYHKIEMETGASTATISRVKRCLNFGNDAYLLVLDRIKEEKSK; translated from the coding sequence ATGCAAATTGATAAATTGCGTGGAAGAGGGTTAGATCAACTTTTTGAGGCGGTTCTTTCACTTCGAGATTTAGAAGAATGCTATCGCTTTTTTGATGATCTTTGTACGGTAAATGAAATTCAGTCTTTAGCGCAAAGATTAGAGGTTGCAAGAATGCTTCATGAAGGAAAAACCTATCATAAAATTGAAATGGAAACGGGAGCTAGTACCGCTACCATTTCCCGAGTAAAACGTTGCTTAAACTTTGGAAATGATGCCTACCTGCTAGTCCTTGATCGAATTAAGGAAGAGAAATCGAAATGA
- a CDS encoding DUF3048 domain-containing protein: MKKILLLICMFVLIFSGCGKSAESEKNKKNHHSKEEKEEAFYTTPLTGLKTNKKPDQRAIAVVINNHVKARPQTGLDKADIIYEVSAEGKLTRFLAIFQSEHPEQVGPVRSARDYLIDLAKGYDSIFIAHGYSPEAKEMLRRGEIDQINGIQHDGTLFKRDSSRKAPHNSYISFDKVEQGSNEKGYVLDQPPSELYFLKKEQLETLSGKKAESFRVSYSNHPEFQSKYQYIPEKNVYERFSGEEKTIDRESKMPLELSNIFIVETNHQIIDEEGRLDIDLTQGGEGFLFQKGVMNKVEWSNVNGRILPYLDGKPAGLVPGKTWIHIIPSSHGLNEAVMFDN; this comes from the coding sequence ATGAAGAAGATTCTGCTGTTAATATGTATGTTTGTATTAATTTTTTCAGGCTGTGGAAAAAGTGCGGAAAGTGAAAAAAATAAGAAAAATCACCATTCAAAAGAAGAGAAGGAAGAAGCCTTTTATACCACACCTTTAACAGGTTTAAAAACAAATAAAAAGCCCGATCAACGTGCGATTGCCGTTGTTATTAATAATCATGTGAAAGCTCGCCCGCAGACGGGATTAGATAAAGCAGATATCATTTATGAAGTATCGGCCGAAGGAAAGCTGACAAGGTTTCTTGCGATTTTTCAAAGTGAGCATCCTGAACAAGTAGGACCTGTTCGAAGTGCTAGAGATTACCTTATTGATCTTGCCAAAGGGTATGACAGTATCTTTATTGCTCACGGGTACAGTCCAGAAGCAAAAGAGATGTTAAGAAGAGGAGAGATTGATCAAATCAACGGGATTCAGCACGATGGCACCTTATTTAAACGTGACTCATCGCGAAAGGCTCCTCACAATTCCTATATTTCTTTTGATAAAGTGGAACAGGGGTCAAATGAAAAGGGATATGTCCTTGATCAGCCGCCATCAGAATTATATTTCCTTAAGAAAGAACAGTTAGAGACGTTATCTGGGAAAAAGGCAGAATCATTCCGTGTTTCATATTCGAATCATCCTGAGTTCCAATCAAAATATCAATACATACCTGAAAAGAATGTATATGAGAGATTTTCGGGAGAGGAAAAGACGATCGACCGAGAATCAAAAATGCCTCTAGAATTGTCCAATATTTTTATTGTGGAAACAAACCATCAAATTATTGATGAGGAAGGTCGGTTAGATATTGACTTAACTCAAGGCGGAGAAGGGTTTTTATTTCAAAAAGGCGTAATGAATAAAGTTGAGTGGTCTAATGTAAATGGACGAATTCTCCCTTATTTAGATGGAAAGCCGGCGGGGTTAGTTCCAGGAAAAACATGGATACATATTATCCCGTCTTCACATGGATTGAATGAGGCAGTTATGTTTGATAATTAA
- a CDS encoding adenine deaminase C-terminal domain-containing protein, with protein sequence MLAQRYRWKSKQLRTHVSVLDGDVFPTLVLKNARFLHSVLKKWMTANIWIYQDRIIYVGDQMPKKVSGEIMDCEPYTLVPGYIEPHVHPFQLYNPQTLAEYAAQTGTTTVINDNLMLFLLLEKKKAFSLLNELKDIPATMYWWCRFDSQTELVDEENIFSNSEVKSWLEHEAVIQGGELTGWPKLLNGDDMMLHWIQEAKRLRKKVEGHFPGASEKTLTKMTLLGVDADHEALNGEDVYKRLMQGYMVSLRNSSIRPDLEVLLKDMKEMGIDQYDMMMFNTDGSTPSFYEKGVLDWMIQKAIEHEIPVIDAYHMASYNVAKYYGIDHLHGVIAPGRVANINFLKDEMNPSPVAVLSKGQWVRKESQEIKQNISIQWGNFGMGPLHLDWELTADDLQFSMPFGIKLMNSVITKPYSIEKDITVEDLGNHDDESFLVLLDRHGKWRINSTIKGFATNVQGLASSFSNTGDIILIGKCKKEMKHAFDRLKEIGGGIVLCEKNEVIHEIPLHVAGLMSDKPMVELIEEEKKMKELIMGRGFRFSDPIYTLLFLSSTHLPYIRITPKGMYDVMKKTILFPTIMR encoded by the coding sequence ATGTTAGCACAACGTTATCGATGGAAAAGTAAACAACTTAGAACACATGTGTCTGTTTTAGATGGCGATGTTTTCCCTACACTTGTTTTAAAAAATGCTCGGTTTTTACACTCTGTTTTAAAAAAATGGATGACAGCAAACATTTGGATCTACCAAGATCGAATTATTTATGTCGGTGATCAAATGCCTAAAAAAGTATCTGGCGAGATCATGGATTGTGAGCCCTATACATTAGTTCCAGGATATATAGAACCTCATGTTCACCCGTTTCAACTTTATAATCCCCAAACACTTGCTGAATATGCAGCACAAACAGGGACAACAACAGTTATTAATGATAACTTAATGTTATTTTTATTATTAGAGAAAAAGAAAGCGTTTTCTTTATTGAATGAACTGAAGGATATTCCAGCTACTATGTATTGGTGGTGTCGGTTTGATTCACAGACAGAACTAGTGGATGAAGAGAACATATTTTCTAATTCTGAAGTGAAGTCATGGTTAGAACATGAGGCAGTGATTCAAGGTGGAGAGCTTACCGGATGGCCCAAGCTTCTAAATGGTGACGATATGATGCTTCATTGGATTCAAGAGGCAAAGCGTTTACGTAAAAAGGTTGAAGGGCATTTTCCTGGTGCCAGTGAAAAAACTTTGACAAAGATGACTTTGTTAGGTGTGGATGCAGATCACGAGGCATTAAATGGGGAGGATGTTTATAAACGTTTAATGCAAGGCTATATGGTCTCTTTAAGAAACTCCTCTATTCGACCAGATTTAGAAGTATTATTAAAGGACATGAAAGAAATGGGTATCGATCAATATGATATGATGATGTTTAATACGGATGGATCTACCCCGTCCTTTTATGAAAAGGGTGTTTTGGACTGGATGATCCAAAAGGCGATTGAACACGAAATTCCAGTCATTGATGCCTATCATATGGCAAGTTACAATGTGGCGAAGTATTATGGGATTGATCATCTTCACGGGGTCATTGCACCTGGACGTGTAGCGAATATTAACTTTCTAAAGGATGAAATGAATCCAAGTCCAGTTGCGGTCTTGTCTAAAGGGCAATGGGTGCGGAAAGAAAGTCAGGAAATCAAACAAAACATTTCCATTCAATGGGGAAACTTTGGCATGGGACCTCTCCATTTAGACTGGGAGTTAACGGCAGATGACCTACAGTTTTCGATGCCATTTGGAATCAAATTAATGAATTCAGTCATTACAAAACCTTACTCCATCGAAAAGGATATTACGGTGGAGGATCTTGGAAATCATGATGATGAAAGCTTTTTAGTGCTTCTAGATCGACATGGGAAATGGAGAATTAACTCGACCATTAAAGGTTTCGCAACAAATGTACAAGGACTTGCCTCTTCTTTTTCTAATACTGGTGATATTATTTTAATCGGGAAATGTAAAAAGGAAATGAAGCATGCCTTTGATCGGCTGAAGGAAATCGGCGGCGGAATTGTTTTATGTGAAAAAAATGAAGTCATTCATGAAATTCCTCTTCATGTTGCTGGCTTAATGTCCGACAAACCGATGGTAGAACTAATTGAAGAGGAGAAGAAAATGAAGGAGCTCATTATGGGACGTGGCTTCCGTTTTTCAGATCCTATCTACACATTATTATTCCTATCCTCTACACATTTACCATATATTCGCATTACTCCTAAAGGAATGTACGATGTAATGAAGAAAACAATACTCTTTCCAACTATAATGCGTTAA
- a CDS encoding YgaP family membrane protein, with the protein MKVKPNIGIINALIRITLGLTILVWSTAKYSKRPTCDSYLLVALMGAMKVGEGILRYCPLTDVYKNQMETTNSQSEQTQSEESNLSINPS; encoded by the coding sequence ATGAAGGTTAAACCAAATATAGGGATCATAAATGCACTGATTCGAATTACATTAGGTCTCACCATTCTTGTATGGAGCACAGCAAAATATTCAAAAAGACCGACTTGTGATTCTTATTTACTTGTAGCACTTATGGGCGCTATGAAAGTAGGGGAAGGGATCCTACGTTATTGTCCTTTAACAGATGTGTACAAAAACCAAATGGAAACAACCAACTCGCAATCTGAGCAAACGCAATCCGAAGAGTCGAATTTATCGATTAATCCATCTTAA
- a CDS encoding EYxxD motif small membrane protein: MFLEYLTDMSFVLVMLIGGIIAIGYAYFRKTRKKRVQ; encoded by the coding sequence ATGTTTTTAGAATATTTAACAGATATGTCTTTTGTTCTTGTTATGTTAATTGGAGGCATTATAGCGATTGGATATGCCTACTTCCGAAAGACTAGAAAGAAGCGCGTTCAATAG
- the purD gene encoding phosphoribosylamine--glycine ligase, whose product MKVLVIGRGGREHAICKKLAESPSVKEVFCAPGNAGIAQVATLVNVDEMSFAELTDFAKQNKIDLTVIGPEAPLEAGIVDYFQERDLVVFGPNEKAAILEGSKSFSKDMMEKYHIPTAHYATFDSYEQAKDYIEEQGAPIVLKADGLAAGKGVTVAMTVEEALSSLEEMLVGKKFGDASSKVVIEEFLQGEEYSLMAFVNGENVYPMQAAQDHKRAYDQDQGPNTGGMGAYSPIPHISQEIIDQSVEKILKPIAKAMVEEGRPFTGVIFAGLMLTEKGPKTIEFNARFGDPETQVVLPRLQSDLAQVFLDVLKNQDPQLQWKQNSVLGVVLAAKGYPNAYEKGMEITGLSEITDASVLHAGTYKNENGQICSNGGRVLLVASEGATIKEAQQKVYEQMANFQSDDFFYRKDIGKRAIERASF is encoded by the coding sequence TTGAAAGTACTTGTTATTGGTCGTGGTGGAAGGGAGCATGCTATTTGTAAAAAGCTTGCAGAAAGTCCATCTGTTAAAGAGGTATTTTGTGCACCTGGAAATGCAGGAATTGCTCAAGTTGCCACACTTGTTAATGTTGATGAAATGAGCTTTGCAGAGCTTACTGATTTTGCTAAACAGAATAAGATTGATCTGACGGTTATTGGACCGGAAGCCCCATTAGAAGCGGGGATTGTGGACTATTTCCAAGAAAGAGACCTTGTCGTTTTTGGTCCGAATGAAAAAGCGGCTATTTTGGAAGGCAGTAAATCATTTTCGAAGGATATGATGGAGAAATATCATATTCCGACTGCACATTATGCAACATTCGATTCTTATGAACAAGCTAAGGATTATATTGAAGAACAAGGTGCACCTATTGTATTAAAAGCTGATGGCCTTGCAGCAGGGAAAGGCGTAACGGTCGCCATGACAGTCGAGGAAGCATTGAGTTCACTTGAAGAAATGCTTGTTGGGAAAAAATTTGGTGACGCATCATCGAAAGTGGTTATCGAGGAATTTTTACAAGGGGAAGAATATTCTCTTATGGCCTTTGTGAATGGGGAAAATGTCTATCCAATGCAGGCTGCTCAAGATCATAAACGTGCTTATGATCAAGATCAAGGACCAAATACAGGGGGAATGGGAGCTTATTCACCCATCCCACATATTTCACAAGAAATCATCGATCAGTCTGTTGAAAAAATATTAAAGCCTATCGCAAAGGCTATGGTTGAAGAGGGACGACCTTTTACTGGAGTCATTTTTGCTGGGTTAATGTTAACAGAAAAAGGACCAAAAACAATTGAATTTAATGCCCGTTTTGGTGATCCAGAGACACAAGTGGTCCTTCCGCGTTTGCAATCAGATTTAGCTCAAGTATTTTTAGATGTCTTAAAGAACCAAGATCCACAATTACAATGGAAGCAAAACTCTGTATTAGGTGTTGTTTTGGCCGCGAAAGGTTATCCAAACGCATATGAAAAGGGAATGGAAATTACAGGATTGAGTGAAATAACAGATGCTTCTGTATTACATGCAGGAACATATAAGAACGAAAATGGACAAATATGTTCAAATGGTGGCCGAGTACTATTAGTTGCCTCAGAAGGAGCCACGATTAAAGAAGCACAACAAAAGGTTTATGAGCAAATGGCGAACTTCCAATCAGACGACTTTTTCTACCGTAAAGATATTGGAAAGCGGGCTATTGAACGCGCTTCTTTCTAG
- the purH gene encoding bifunctional phosphoribosylaminoimidazolecarboxamide formyltransferase/IMP cyclohydrolase gives MKKRALISVSDKSGIVDFAKELVALGYEILSTGGTKKALEENNVPVIGVEAVTGFPEILEGRVKTLHPFIHGGLLAKHDKEDHKKQLEEQNISPIHIVCVNLYPFQQTIAKPDVTPEDAIENIDIGGPTMLRAAAKNHEYVTVLVDSQDYEKVITQLKETGEVSLETRRKLAAKVFRHTASYDALISQYMTDLAGEEQPERVTFTYELKQSLRYGENPHQKASFYEKPLGSEFSIARAKQLHGKELSYNNIRDADAALQIVKEFKDPAAVAVKHMNPCGVGTASTIEEAYARAYKADPVSIFGGIIALNREVDVKLAESLHEIFLEIVIAPSFTQEALKVLTSKKNIRLLTVPFDQQGKAERVLTSVEGGLLMQDLDTYSLDNAELKVATDREPTAEEWDAMKLGWKVVKHVKSNAIVVTNNEMTLGVGAGQMNRVGAAKIALEQAGEKAKGAALASDAFFPMDDTVEAAAQAGITAIIQPGGSIRDEDSIKKANEYGIAMVFTGVRHFKH, from the coding sequence ATGAAGAAACGTGCCTTAATTAGTGTATCGGATAAAAGTGGAATCGTTGATTTTGCAAAGGAATTAGTAGCATTAGGTTATGAAATCCTATCTACAGGTGGCACAAAAAAAGCACTAGAGGAAAATAATGTTCCAGTCATTGGGGTAGAAGCTGTAACTGGTTTTCCAGAAATTTTAGAAGGACGTGTAAAAACACTTCACCCATTTATTCATGGGGGATTACTTGCCAAACATGATAAAGAAGATCATAAGAAACAATTAGAAGAGCAAAATATTTCCCCTATTCATATCGTTTGTGTGAATCTATACCCATTCCAACAAACGATTGCAAAGCCCGATGTAACACCAGAGGATGCCATTGAAAATATTGATATCGGCGGACCAACAATGCTTCGTGCAGCAGCGAAAAATCATGAATATGTAACGGTTTTAGTCGATTCACAAGACTATGAAAAAGTGATTACACAACTGAAAGAAACAGGTGAAGTTAGTCTGGAAACACGCAGAAAATTAGCTGCCAAAGTATTCCGTCATACGGCATCATATGATGCTTTAATTTCACAATATATGACAGATCTTGCTGGAGAAGAACAACCAGAAAGAGTTACCTTTACATATGAATTGAAGCAATCTTTACGCTATGGGGAAAACCCACATCAAAAAGCTTCATTCTATGAAAAGCCACTTGGTTCAGAATTTTCGATTGCTCGTGCAAAACAATTACATGGGAAAGAATTATCGTACAATAATATTCGCGATGCGGATGCAGCCCTTCAAATTGTAAAAGAATTCAAAGACCCTGCAGCTGTAGCAGTTAAACATATGAATCCTTGTGGTGTTGGTACGGCTAGTACGATTGAGGAAGCTTACGCAAGAGCGTATAAAGCAGATCCGGTCTCCATTTTTGGAGGAATTATCGCTTTAAATAGAGAAGTAGATGTCAAACTTGCTGAATCTCTTCATGAAATTTTCTTAGAAATTGTCATTGCTCCTTCTTTTACACAAGAAGCTCTAAAAGTTTTAACATCGAAGAAAAATATTCGCCTTCTTACTGTTCCATTTGATCAACAAGGGAAAGCAGAAAGAGTCCTAACATCTGTTGAAGGTGGATTATTAATGCAGGATCTTGATACGTATTCATTAGATAATGCGGAATTGAAGGTCGCAACAGATCGTGAACCAACCGCTGAAGAATGGGATGCCATGAAACTTGGTTGGAAAGTAGTGAAGCATGTTAAATCAAACGCGATTGTTGTTACTAATAATGAAATGACTCTAGGGGTTGGTGCAGGGCAAATGAACCGCGTTGGTGCTGCAAAAATTGCGCTAGAACAAGCGGGTGAGAAAGCAAAAGGAGCGGCTTTAGCTTCCGATGCCTTTTTCCCAATGGATGATACAGTAGAAGCAGCGGCACAAGCGGGAATCACTGCAATCATTCAACCAGGTGGATCCATTCGTGATGAGGATTCAATTAAAAAAGCGAATGAATATGGAATTGCGATGGTATTTACTGGAGTCCGCCATTTTAAACATTAA
- the purN gene encoding phosphoribosylglycinamide formyltransferase, which translates to MKKFAVFASGNGSNFQVLAEAVNNGLIEGTIELVVCDQPNAFVVQRANELHIPVFTFQAKNYPSKADFEKEIINELQQRDVDFIVLAGYMRLVGPTLLEAYSHRIVNIHPSLLPSFPGKDAVGQALKAGVKITGVTIHFVDEGMDTGPIIAQKAVEITPDDTHETLQGKIQQVEHSLYPQVVNQMIQQLDRSKKEEEQNK; encoded by the coding sequence ATGAAAAAGTTTGCCGTATTTGCCTCTGGAAATGGGAGTAACTTTCAAGTGTTGGCGGAAGCTGTCAATAACGGTTTAATTGAAGGAACAATTGAATTAGTCGTTTGTGACCAACCAAATGCTTTTGTCGTTCAAAGAGCTAATGAACTTCATATTCCTGTCTTTACTTTCCAAGCAAAAAATTATCCATCAAAAGCGGATTTTGAAAAAGAAATTATTAACGAGTTACAACAAAGAGATGTGGATTTCATTGTTTTAGCGGGGTATATGAGATTAGTTGGACCTACTCTTCTTGAAGCTTATTCTCATCGGATCGTCAATATTCATCCATCTTTATTGCCATCTTTTCCTGGTAAAGATGCGGTCGGTCAAGCTCTAAAAGCCGGAGTAAAGATAACAGGTGTTACGATTCACTTTGTTGATGAAGGGATGGATACTGGCCCGATTATTGCTCAAAAGGCAGTCGAAATTACACCAGATGACACACATGAAACCTTGCAGGGGAAAATTCAACAAGTAGAACATAGTCTTTACCCTCAAGTGGTGAATCAAATGATTCAACAATTGGATCGTTCTAAGAAAGAGGAGGAGCAAAACAAATGA
- the purM gene encoding phosphoribosylformylglycinamidine cyclo-ligase, with the protein MSKAYESAGVNIEAGYEAVERMKKHVERTKRLGVMGSIGSFGGMFDLSQLNVREPVLVSGTDGVGTKLKLAFMMDKHDTIGIDCVAMCVNDVVVQGAEPIFFLDYIACGHAEPAKIEQIVKGVADGCEQANCGLIGGETAEMPGMYDNGEYDIAGFTVGVGEKSKMITGDRIEQGDVLIGIASSGIHSNGYSLVRKICFEQNDFKVDSQVEGLDAPLGEVLLTPTKIYVKPVLEIIKNFDVKGMAHITGGGFIENIPRGLPSGFGAEIEEGSWEIPAIFNVLEKYGKLERSEMYNVFNMGIGFVMIVSPNEADQVLQKLSDLGEQAYKIGTVKNEEGLTFSKRSF; encoded by the coding sequence ATGTCAAAGGCTTATGAATCAGCTGGAGTAAATATCGAAGCGGGATACGAAGCAGTTGAACGTATGAAAAAACATGTTGAACGAACGAAGCGTCTAGGAGTAATGGGATCAATCGGGAGTTTTGGAGGAATGTTTGATTTATCCCAATTAAATGTGCGCGAGCCTGTCTTAGTGTCTGGAACGGATGGAGTCGGTACAAAACTGAAATTGGCATTTATGATGGATAAGCACGATACCATAGGGATTGATTGTGTGGCTATGTGTGTGAACGATGTTGTAGTTCAAGGTGCAGAGCCTATTTTCTTTCTAGACTATATTGCCTGCGGTCATGCAGAGCCTGCTAAAATCGAACAAATTGTCAAAGGGGTAGCAGATGGTTGTGAACAAGCCAATTGTGGGTTAATTGGTGGAGAAACAGCTGAAATGCCTGGAATGTATGACAATGGGGAATATGATATTGCTGGCTTCACTGTTGGTGTTGGGGAAAAGTCAAAAATGATCACAGGCGATCGGATTGAACAAGGCGACGTTCTCATTGGAATCGCCTCTAGTGGAATTCACAGTAATGGGTATTCACTAGTGAGAAAGATTTGCTTTGAACAAAATGATTTTAAAGTAGATTCACAAGTTGAAGGTTTAGATGCGCCATTAGGAGAAGTATTACTTACTCCGACCAAAATTTATGTGAAACCTGTACTGGAAATCATCAAAAACTTTGATGTTAAAGGAATGGCTCATATTACAGGTGGGGGCTTTATTGAAAACATTCCTAGAGGATTGCCAAGTGGTTTTGGAGCTGAAATTGAAGAGGGCAGCTGGGAAATACCTGCTATTTTCAATGTGTTAGAGAAATACGGAAAATTAGAACGAAGTGAAATGTATAATGTCTTCAATATGGGAATCGGGTTCGTCATGATTGTGTCACCTAATGAGGCGGATCAAGTATTACAGAAACTTTCTGATTTAGGAGAACAGGCATATAAAATTGGAACCGTAAAAAATGAAGAGGGACTTACCTTTTCCAAACGTTCATTCTAA